In one window of Hevea brasiliensis isolate MT/VB/25A 57/8 chromosome 10, ASM3005281v1, whole genome shotgun sequence DNA:
- the LOC110635025 gene encoding serine/threonine protein phosphatase 2A 59 kDa regulatory subunit B' gamma isoform encodes MIKQILGKLPRKPSKSSNNDSNNDGGVNAFSSLNSSHGPNSINTSKSSSISSKSNSGLGASRMNNGTIAPQNKSNQGKKSATVAGQVGPMLASGVYESLPNFRDVPSSERQSLFIRKLNMCCVVFDFSDPSKNLKEKDIKRQTLLELVDYISSVTSKFNEVTMQEITKMVAANLFRSLPSSNHDNKILETYDPEEEEPTMEPAWPHLQIVYEFLLRFVASTETDAKLAKRYIDHSFVLKLLDLFDSEDQREREYLKTILHRIYGKFMVHRPFIRKAINNIFYRFIFETERHNGIAELLEILGSIINGFALPLKEEHKLFLVRALIPLHKPKCVPMYHQQLSYCITQFVEKDFKLADTVIRGLLKYWPITNSSKEVMFLGELEEVLEATQPAEFQRCMIPLFRQIGRCLNSSHFQVAERALFLWNNDHIRNLITQNRNVILPVIFPALERNTRGHWNQAVQSLTLNVRKIFSDADQELFDECLVKFQEDEVKERETQERRESTWKRLEDVAASKAISNEAVLVSRFASSVAITTVTSLHSTAGS; translated from the exons ATGATTAAACAGATATTGGGCAAGCTACCTCGAAAACCCTCAAAATCGTCGAATAATGACTCGAACAATGACGGTGGGGTCAATGCCTTTTCGTCTCTGAATTCTTCCCATGGACCGAATTCCATAAACACCTCAAAGTCGTCATCGATTTCTTCAAAGTCCAATTCGGGTTTAGGCGCTTCACGCATGAACAATGGGACCATTGCCCCACAGAACAAATCTAATCAAGGGAAAAAATCCGCCACCGTTGCAGGCCAAGTGGGTCCCATGTTGGCTTCTGGGGTTTATGAGTCATTGCCTAACTTCAGGGATGTTCCTAGTTCGGAGAGGCAGAGTCTCTTTATTAGAAAGTTGAACATGTGCTGTGTTGTGTTTGATTTTAGTGATCCCTCTAAAAATCTTAAGGAGAAGGACATTAAAAGGCAGACTTTGTTAGAGCTTGTTGATTATATTTCTTCTGTGACATCAAAGTTCAATGAGGTGACAATGCAAGAAATTACAAAGATGGTGGCAGCTAATTTGTTTAGATCGCTTCCGTCTTCAAATCATGATAACAAGATTCTAGAAACGTATGACCCAGAAGAAGAAGAACCGACCATGGAGCCAGCGTGGCCTCATCTTCAAATTGTGTACGAGTTTCTTCTCAGATTTGTGGCTTCAACAGAGACCGATGCCAAGCTTGCAAAGAGGTACATTGACCATTCATTTGTGTTGAAATTGCTAGATTTGTTTGATTCTGAGGACCAAAGGGAGAGAGAGTATTTGAAGACAATACTACATCGCATTTATGGGAAGTTTATGGTGCATCGGCCATTTATTAGGAAAGCTATAAACAATATCTTCTACCGTTTCATATTTGAGACCGAGAGGCATAATGGGATTGCTGAATTACTTGAGATATTGGGCAGCATAATTAACGGGTTTGCTTTGCCATTGAAGGAAGAGCACAAGCTCTTCCTTGTACGAGCCTTGATTCCTCTTCACAAGCCCAAGTGTGTACCGATGTACCATCAACAACTTTCGTATTGTATCACTCAGTTTGTGGAAAAAGATTTCAAGCTTGCTGATACTGTTATTCGAGGTCTTCTAAAATATTGGCCCATAACCAATAGTTCCAAGGAGGTTATGTTCCTTGGTGAGTTGGAGGAAGTGTTAGAAGCTACTCAGCCAGCAGAGTTTCAGCGTTGCATGATCCCCTTGTTCCGTCAAATTGGCCGCTGTCTCAACAGCTCACATTTTCAG GTGGCTGAACGTGCATTGTTTTTGTGGAACAATGATCACATAAGGAATTTGATCACACAAAACCGTAATGTGATACTGCCTGTAATCTTCCCTGCTTTGGAGAGAAACACTAGGGGTCACTGGAACCAAGCTGTTCAGAGTCTAACACTGAATGTGAGGAAGATATTCTCTGATGCTGATCAAGAACTTTTTGATGAGTGTTTGGTTAAATTCCAAGAAGATGAAGTGAAGGAGAGAGAAACACAGGAGAGGAGAGAATCAACATGGAAAAGATTGGAGGATGTGGCAGCATCTAAGGCCATAAGCAATGAGGCTGTGCTTGTCTCAAGATTTGCCTCCTCTGTGGCAATTACAACTGTTACAAGTCTACACAGTACTGCTGGTAGTTGA
- the LOC110635026 gene encoding uncharacterized protein LOC110635026, whose protein sequence is MAATGMITAPIFGFFSVNRSNRACRKFSSINGQCNVVKGMQVEKSLEELYNVKVERKVSPKRLAELGVSRWSVWKTGKCKLPWDWQVDQLVYIEEGEVRVVPEGSERYMRFVAGDLVRYPKWFEADLFFNAPYQERYSFRAYGDDY, encoded by the coding sequence ATGGCTGCAACAGGCATGATCACAGCCCCAATTTTTGGCTTCTTCTCTGTGAACAGAAGCAACAGAGCTTGTAGAAAGTTCAGCAGCATAAATGGGCAATGTAATGTTGTAAAGGGGATGCAGGTAGAAAAGTCTCTCGAGGAATTGTACAATGTGAAGGTGGAAAGAAAAGTGTCACCAAAACGATTGGCAGAGCTTGGAGTGTCTAGATGGTCAGTTTGGAAGACTGGCAAGTGCAAGTTGCCTTGGGACTGGCAAGTGGACCAGTTAGTTTACATTGAAGAAGGAGAGGTGAGAGTAGTTCCTGAAGGGAGCGAACGTTACATGCGGTTTGTGGCTGGCGACTTAGTTCGTTACCCCAAGTGGTTTGAGGCTGATCTCTTCTTCAATGCTCCATACCAGGAGCGTTATAGTTTCCGAGCATATGGTGATGACTATTAA